The region ATCGGGCGTGACAAAAGGCCGGACACCATCGTGAACCGCCACTAACCCATCGGGAGCGTCTATCGCCTGAAGCCCGTTGCGTACCGACTGAAATCGGCTGTTGCCGCCAATGACCGTCTGAATGTCAGGATGGAAATTGTGCTCTTCACACAGTTTATTCCAGATGGGTATATCCCGGGCGGGTAGTACAACAATAATGCTGACCGTCGAACGCTGGGCGGATACGGTCATTTCCGTTGTCTGAGAGGACAAAGGCCGGGCGGGGAGTTGAACCGCCAGAAATTGTTCGATAGTATGCTGAAGGATGGGTTTGCCGTTGAGAAGCAGAAACTGTTTGGGTACGTCCGACTTCATTCGGCTGCCACTGCCGCCGGCAACGATGATGGCAAAAAAATTAGTAGTAGGTAGTAAGGGGTCTGTCATACGTGAAAAACTCGCTCGACAAAGCTACTTACTACTTACCACTAATCAATTGCCGTAAGGGCACCTATACCTTAAATAATAAGCATGGCATCGCCGTAGCTGAAGAAACGATATTTCTCTTTAATCGCTACCTGATAGGCTTCCTTAATGAGTTCATGGCCACCAAACGCACTAGTCATCATGATCAGGATGGACTCGGGCAGGTGAAGGCTCGTCAGCAGAGAATTGGCGATTTTAAAATCGTAAGGCGGGAAAATAAACCGGTCCGTCCAGCCTTCAACGGGCTTCAACCGGCTATTGGCCGACACCGACGACTCGATGGCTTTCAGGGAAGTTGTACCCACGGCGCAAACCCGCTTACCGGCATCAAGCGCCTTGTTCACGATCTGGGCTGAATCTTCGGGAATCCGGTAATTTTCGGAATCTGTCTTGTGCTTTGTAAGGTCTTCTACGTCAACCTGACGGAACGTTCCTAAGCCAACGTGCAGTGTAACAGGCGCAAAGTTGATCCCTTTAATTTCCATGCGCTTCATCATGGCGCGGGTAAAGTGCAGACCGGCCGTAGGGGCTGCTACTGCACCAACATGCTGGGCAAACACCGTCTGATAGGCGTCGCGGTCAGCGTCTTCGGCTTCCCGGTTCATTTCGCGGGGAATGGGTGTTTCGCCCAGTTCGTCCACTGCTTTCATAAATTCCTCGTGGTTGCCGTCGAACAGAAAGCGGATTGTCCGACCGCGTGAGGTTGTATTGTCAATGACTTCAGCAACGAGGTCACTATCTCCAAAATAGAGTTTATTGCCAACGCGGATTTTGCGGGCCGGATCAACCAGCACATCCCAGAGTTTCATCTCGCGGTTCAGTTCGCGCAGGAGGAAAACTTCAATCTTAGCACCCGTTTTTTCTTTATTGCCATACAGGCGGGCGGGAAAAACTTTTGTGTTATTGATCACCATCACATCGCCATCGCCGAAGTAACTCAGCATATCCGAAAACTGCTTGTGTTCAATAGTTTTCGCTTTTCGGTCGACAACCATCAACCGTGATTCACCCCGCTCGACCGGGTATTTGGCGATAAGACTTTCGGGTAAATCAAATTTGAATTCGGATAACTTCATAATCTATATAGCACGAAAAAGAACGGCGCATTTTTTGTAAAGGCCGCAAAGATAACTAAAAATCCCGAAAAATTTTATATCTTCCGGGATTTTTCTTGCAAATATCATGCAAATGACTTATTGGTCGGCTGAAATGGTGTCGATGGGCTTAACGGCACCGTCTGTATTCACCTCGGCGCGGTCAGAAACGTTGAATTTGGCCATTAATTCGGGCGATACCTCGTTGGCGTAAGTGCCCTGTGCGGATACAAACACACCTTTCATGCCGTTAGCCGCTGTTATAGCATACAAGGTCATTTCATCGCCGGGGTCGGATGTGCCTTCAAAGCGGTGGAACTCGTCGACGTTGAATTCTTCCCCTTTTAGTTTCGTTTCTGTACTCTTCTCTTCCAGGAAATCGTGTTTCGGGCCAAATTCATGTGTGTAACCGCGATTCCGAAGGTCTTCCATAGCTTCGGTAAGGGTGGTGAAATGGTTCATAAGCGTAGAGCGATTGTGTATGCTAAGTAAACTCAAAAAGAGCCGTATGGTTTGAGGAGAAGCAGGCAACAAAACGCAGGAGGGAGGAAAAGGAGCCGACATGGATTGCCGTTTGCCTTTTCCTCCCTCCTGCGTTTCGTCGCTTCTCCCTTTCGTTTAATCAGGTAAGACTTTGATCTGGATGTCTTTATAGAAAACTTTGCTTTTCGGGTCGTGGCCTTGTAAGGCAACGGTACCGCTGCTCAGCTTTTTTGTCGACTTGCCCGTGCTGATGCTGTCTGGTTCAGTATAATCATTAATGATTTTGTCATTGATTTTAATGATTACCTTTTTGCCCTGCACAATAATGTGTTCAGTATACCATTCTTCATCTTTCACGAAAACCTCCTTAACATCCTGAAGGCCGTAAACGCTACCCGTTTTGCGCCAGTCGGTATGGGTTTGATTGACCTGAATCTCGTAGCCTTTGGATGGCCAGCCCGATGGCTGATAAGCCGTATGAATAAACATCCCCGAGTTTGAGCCCGGCATGGTTTTTACCTTGGCCTTCCATTCAAAATTTTTGAAGTTGTGATCGTTCACGGGTCCTTCGTAAAATAAATGTGCCCGCGGACCGGCTACGACAATGGCACCGTCCTGAACGCTAAACGTCTCGGGGCTCTCTTCAGTTACTTTCCAGCCATTAAGTGTTTTGCCGTCAAAAATAGTCACCCAGCCCTTTGCGGCAGGACGGCTAATAAAACTAACACAGAGGCCAACCAGCAGCGTAGCTACTAACAGGCGGGGTAAGGTCTTTTGCATAAGGATTTGGTCAACTCAGTGATATTGTTCAGAAAGTAAAGCAAAAACAACCCTGAAACTAATGTTTCTGCATCAATACTTGTAGGCTGCTCATTGGGGTAAGGTGCGTTGGAGGGGTTCACACGAGTTGGCAGAACATGATTAAAAGACACATGGCGGAATCTGTTTACCGTAATTTTAAGTAACTTGCTAGGGCCTTTTTGGACTATATTATTAACAACGTTATCGTTCTGATGCTCGCTGATTTACCAACGAAACTTTCTTTGGCTCAAGTTTTTGATACGTTACCCGATAGTGTGTTTTGGATGCGTGCCGTGCGGGCAACTGAAAAAAACACTGACAGTCTGGTACGTGGAACTGTAGACCCGGCTGCTGGTCAGCTAGTCGACTTTGTCGTTGAGTATGTCAATCCACGTGTTAGCGAATTGTTTACGGGTGAAGCTCAGGTAGAGGTTGGTTTATCCGTTCGGTCTGGAGGCTATTGGCATTCGGACTTTACAGAGGATGTATTTCAGCAACTCTGCCACATCATGGAAACAGGGCAGTCCATGGAGATGGAGTATTTCAATCCTGTGCTCAGGCAGTGGCTTTGTGTAACCCGGTCTAAAGCAGGTGATGGTGTTTTGGGAATTGTCCGAACGATTACTACCCCCAAAGAAGTGGTTTTGGAAACGGAACGCCAGCGATTACTGCTGGATAGTATCCTCAATACATCCCTTAGTACGGTATTTGTTTACGAAGCCATCCGCGATCAGAACAACGAGATTCAGGACTTCAGTTTACGCATGGTTAATAAACAGGGCCAGATAGAGGCTCAAATCCATGCCGGGTTCGATGTGGTTGGTAAAACCTTGTTGACCATAAACCCCAATTCGCGACAGTCAGGTCAGTTCAACCTCTTTAAACAAGTGATTGAATCAGGCAAGCCTATTGAGGTTGAACAGTACTATGCATTTGCGGATGTTTGGTATAACACGTCCATCACCAAATTGAACGATGGGGTTGTGGTCATGGGATATAATATCACCCATCAGAAGATAGCGGCTCTGGAGACGGAACGACAGCGAACGTTACTGAATGAAATTATCAATATATCGCAGGATACCATTCTTGTGCTGGAGTCGATCCGGGATTCGACCGGAGCAATTTCTGATTTTCGGTTTACCCACGCCAACCCTGCGGTAAAATCTCTATTAGGGCAGTCTATCGAGACGCTGCTTCAACGGACGTTTCTGTCCTTTTACCCGGGTGCACAAGAAGAAGGATTGTTCAGGATCTATCAGCAGGTTGTCGAAACCGGCGAAGCCTACCAGGGCGAACACTTTTATAATCGGGATGGCCTGAACAACTGGTTTGATATTTCAGCGGTGAAGCATGGAGACGGTCTTGTGCTCACGGTAACCAATCTTACCAAGGCCCGGCTCGCCGAACAGGCTATTGTTCAGTCGGCAGCTAATTTGCAGGCCGTTATTGATGTAGCCCAAACGGGTATTCTGGTTATCAGTCCGGTTCTGAACCCGGCGGGAGAACTGATTGATTTTCGCTTTAAGACCATTAACCGCGTGATGGCGGCACTCATTGGGCAGACGCCTGATAAGCTAACGGGAGCTATTATGTCGGACTGGTTTACCCAGTACCGGGAAATGGGCCTGTTCGAACGCTATCGGTACACCTTCGAAACCGGAGAAAAGAAACGATTCGAACTGAATTACGCTGTCGATCATCAGAACATCTGGTTCGACGTAAAAGTGATCAGGTTTGAGGGGGATTTGCTGGTTACGTTTACCGATTACACAACCCTGAAGCAAACCCAGCAAACCCTCGAACAAACGGCCATAAAGGCCGGTCGTCAGGCAGAGTTGCTCAATAGTGTACTGGATAGTTCAAACAGCGGAGTAATTGCGTTTGAAGCCATTCGGGATGAGACACATACGATCGTCGATTTTCGGTTTTTGGTTGCTAACCAAAGCTCGACCGGTATGCTTAGCAGAAGCCAGGAAGAAATGATCGGGAATACCCTGCTGACAATTTTTCCGGGGAATGTAGAGAGCGGTCTGTTTGACCTGTACAGGCGAACGACCGAAACCGGTGAGCCGGGCTATACGGAGGTGTATTATAACCACGACGGGCTGGATTTCTGGCTCGATATATCGGCTCAAAAGCTTGGCGATGGTTTTGTTGTCACGTTCACCGATGTAACGGCGGCCAAACGGTCGGGTATATTGATCGAAAAGTCGGCGGCCGAACTCCGTACAGTCATCGATTCGGCACAGGTCGCTATTTTCCTGATCCATCCGGTGTTCAACGACGTTGGCCGGATTGTTGACTTTCGATTTCGAACGGCCAATCAAATGGTTGCCGGTTATGTAGGGCAGGAGCCGGACGCGCTGATGGAGGAGTTGGTAAGCCGTTGGTTTCCGGAATACATGACCAACGGGCTGTTTATGCGGTATGTTGCCATTTTTGAAACCGGACGCACCCAGCATTTCAACTTTCACTACGAAACAGAAACAAACGATTTCTGGGAAAGCTATACGGTATTGAAGCTTGGCCAGGATGTGCTGGTTACGTTCTCCGACTACACCGAACTCAAAAAATTACAGCAGCGGTTAGAGTCTTCCGCTACCGAACTGCAAACTGTTATTGACACCTGCCAGACCGGAATTTTTCTGTTCACGCCCGTTCGAGACCTGGCTGGTGAGGTACACGACTTTCGGTTCAGACTTGCCAATCAGCAGCTGGCATCTTATGTGGGTGAAGAATCGGAAGCCCTAATCGGAGCCTTGGGGAGCACATACTTTCCTGATTACAAGACGAACGGGTTATTTGAGCGGTATTACAAAACATACAGCACCGGCCTGTCGCAGCGGTTCGACTTCCATTATTTTGGCAGTGGCATTGATGTCTGGCTGGACATTATGACCACCAAAATGAATGATGATGTGCTGGTGACTTTTGGCGACTATACACCTCTCAAGCGGCTTCAGCAGGAGCTGGAGAACTCGGTAGTTGAATTACAGCGTTCGAACAAAAATCTGGAGCAGTTTGCCTACGTAGCGAGTCATGACCTACAGGAACCACTGCGTAAAATTCAGGCGTTTGGCGATCTTATCCAGTCGCAGTTTGCGCCGGTAATCGGTATCGAAGGCGCCGATATGATCAACCGGATGCAGTCGGCGGCTGCCCGAATGCAGATTCTGATCAAAGATGTTCTGGCTTATTCCCGCATTGTAACGAAGCAGGAAACCGTTGGCCCGGTTAATTTGAATCAGGTGGTAGCTGATGTACTCATTGATCTGGAAACGGCCATTGCTGAGAAAAAAGCGGTGATCACCGTGGATGCTCTGCCAACTATCCGGGGTGATGCGGCCCAGCTACGTCAGCTTTTTCAAAATCTGGTTAGTAACGCCCTCAAATTTACCCGGCTGAACGATGCGGATGAACTGCCGACAATCCATATCAACGCCCGTCAGCTCTACGGGCGCGAACTGACCGAACCCTCGCTGCTTCCCGCGGATGGCAATCGATTGTTTCACCTTATCCAGGTAACCGATAATGGAATCGGGTTCGACCCGCACCAGGCCGATCGGATCTTTCAAGTATTTCAGCGCCTTCATGGCCGCAGTGAATACCAGGGAACAGGCATTGGGCTTGCCATTGTACAGAAAGTAATCGATAATCACCAGGGGCATATCTTTGCTGAAGGACGACCGGGCCAGGGAGCTACGTTCCGGATTCTTTTGCCTGTTTAAAGGCAAACTATAGGAATTCTTTTTTGTTGATACCCATCAGTCTGGATTCCAGTATCTGCTTCGTAGTCGGACACATACAGCCAGTTTACAGCGTTTGTGATTCACTTTTTCGACCTGCCGGTTACGCAATTCCGGTTACAGGGCTAATCATTTTTGATATTCTGTTCGTTACTTTGACAACTGAATCAACTGGAAAACTTCATGCGTAATTTCACTTTGCTGGTTTTAGGGCTGGCGTTCACTGCGTGTAAACTCAATGTACCCAGTGTATATGATGTAAATTTTACATCAGATCCAACAGTAGCCCCCGTTGCACCAGGTCAAATTGATGAAGCTTCCGGAATGGTTGATAGCCGAAGTCAGCCGGGTAATATCTGGATTG is a window of Spirosoma linguale DSM 74 DNA encoding:
- a CDS encoding S-adenosylmethionine/ tRNA-ribosyltransferase-isomerase (TIGRFAM:S-adenosylmethionine/tRNA-ribosyltransferase -isomerase~PFAM: Queuosine biosynthesis protein~KEGG: pca:Pcar_1895 S-adenosylmethionine:tRNA ribosyltransferase-isomerase) → MKLSEFKFDLPESLIAKYPVERGESRLMVVDRKAKTIEHKQFSDMLSYFGDGDVMVINNTKVFPARLYGNKEKTGAKIEVFLLRELNREMKLWDVLVDPARKIRVGNKLYFGDSDLVAEVIDNTTSRGRTIRFLFDGNHEEFMKAVDELGETPIPREMNREAEDADRDAYQTVFAQHVGAVAAPTAGLHFTRAMMKRMEIKGINFAPVTLHVGLGTFRQVDVEDLTKHKTDSENYRIPEDSAQIVNKALDAGKRVCAVGTTSLKAIESSVSANSRLKPVEGWTDRFIFPPYDFKIANSLLTSLHLPESILIMMTSAFGGHELIKEAYQVAIKEKYRFFSYGDAMLII
- a CDS encoding 4-diphosphocytidyl-2C-methyl-D-erythritolsynthase (PFAM: 4-diphosphocytidyl-2C-methyl-D-erythritol synthase~KEGG: sat:SYN_01401 2-C-methyl-D-erythritol 4- phosphate cytidylyltransferase), encoding MTDPLLPTTNFFAIIVAGGSGSRMKSDVPKQFLLLNGKPILQHTIEQFLAVQLPARPLSSQTTEMTVSAQRSTVSIIVVLPARDIPIWNKLCEEHNFHPDIQTVIGGNSRFQSVRNGLQAIDAPDGLVAVHDGVRPFVTPDIIQAGFETAARTGSAVTCVPVKDSVRVVGADGISRAVDRAQYRLVQTPQTFRLGLFRQAFQSEEQAFFTDCASVVEFAGFPITLIDGAYENIKITTPDDLR
- a CDS encoding PAS/PAC sensor signal transduction histidine kinase (KEGG: amc:MADE_01275 putative two-component sensor histidine kinase~TIGRFAM: PAS sensor protein~PFAM: ATP-binding region ATPase domain protein; PAS fold-4 domain protein; histidine kinase A domain protein~SMART: ATP-binding region ATPase domain protein; histidine kinase A domain protein; PAS domain containing protein), producing the protein MLADLPTKLSLAQVFDTLPDSVFWMRAVRATEKNTDSLVRGTVDPAAGQLVDFVVEYVNPRVSELFTGEAQVEVGLSVRSGGYWHSDFTEDVFQQLCHIMETGQSMEMEYFNPVLRQWLCVTRSKAGDGVLGIVRTITTPKEVVLETERQRLLLDSILNTSLSTVFVYEAIRDQNNEIQDFSLRMVNKQGQIEAQIHAGFDVVGKTLLTINPNSRQSGQFNLFKQVIESGKPIEVEQYYAFADVWYNTSITKLNDGVVVMGYNITHQKIAALETERQRTLLNEIINISQDTILVLESIRDSTGAISDFRFTHANPAVKSLLGQSIETLLQRTFLSFYPGAQEEGLFRIYQQVVETGEAYQGEHFYNRDGLNNWFDISAVKHGDGLVLTVTNLTKARLAEQAIVQSAANLQAVIDVAQTGILVISPVLNPAGELIDFRFKTINRVMAALIGQTPDKLTGAIMSDWFTQYREMGLFERYRYTFETGEKKRFELNYAVDHQNIWFDVKVIRFEGDLLVTFTDYTTLKQTQQTLEQTAIKAGRQAELLNSVLDSSNSGVIAFEAIRDETHTIVDFRFLVANQSSTGMLSRSQEEMIGNTLLTIFPGNVESGLFDLYRRTTETGEPGYTEVYYNHDGLDFWLDISAQKLGDGFVVTFTDVTAAKRSGILIEKSAAELRTVIDSAQVAIFLIHPVFNDVGRIVDFRFRTANQMVAGYVGQEPDALMEELVSRWFPEYMTNGLFMRYVAIFETGRTQHFNFHYETETNDFWESYTVLKLGQDVLVTFSDYTELKKLQQRLESSATELQTVIDTCQTGIFLFTPVRDLAGEVHDFRFRLANQQLASYVGEESEALIGALGSTYFPDYKTNGLFERYYKTYSTGLSQRFDFHYFGSGIDVWLDIMTTKMNDDVLVTFGDYTPLKRLQQELENSVVELQRSNKNLEQFAYVASHDLQEPLRKIQAFGDLIQSQFAPVIGIEGADMINRMQSAAARMQILIKDVLAYSRIVTKQETVGPVNLNQVVADVLIDLETAIAEKKAVITVDALPTIRGDAAQLRQLFQNLVSNALKFTRLNDADELPTIHINARQLYGRELTEPSLLPADGNRLFHLIQVTDNGIGFDPHQADRIFQVFQRLHGRSEYQGTGIGLAIVQKVIDNHQGHIFAEGRPGQGATFRILLPV
- a CDS encoding protein of unknown function DUF1080 (PFAM: protein of unknown function DUF1080~KEGG: pzu:PHZ_c2151 hypothetical protein), with the protein product MQKTLPRLLVATLLVGLCVSFISRPAAKGWVTIFDGKTLNGWKVTEESPETFSVQDGAIVVAGPRAHLFYEGPVNDHNFKNFEWKAKVKTMPGSNSGMFIHTAYQPSGWPSKGYEIQVNQTHTDWRKTGSVYGLQDVKEVFVKDEEWYTEHIIVQGKKVIIKINDKIINDYTEPDSISTGKSTKKLSSGTVALQGHDPKSKVFYKDIQIKVLPD